The window TCCGCTGCGGAGCTATGGAGCGGGGAGTTTCCGAACGGCCTCTAAATAGTCCTTTTAGAGATttgaatatggactacatacagatgaATATACATGTACTTTAgaatgcagattcactcattttgcttcgtatctagtccatattaaaatctctaaaataacttatatttagaaacggagggagtagtatcttaGACGACCGTATTTATTGTAATGCAGGACATATAGTAGTATCGTatttattatgatacagtatcatgatatagtatgatactcaaccatctctttcttcctttaattatatgtcatctcaaaattgactagttggcatgcatgatactgccTTCgttctggtttattggtcccctttgaaagttgtgctaaattttgactaaaggtttaactgacaaaatcttagtgcatgtcaacaaaattgtattgttggatttgtatttgaacatagttttcaatgatataatttttagtgacatgcatgaacattttgttagttaaatttatggtcaaagtttagCATAAATTACAATGGGGatcaataaaccaggacgaaggtagtattAGCTATGATACTCCCACTGCGGGCAGCCTTAGCAGTGTCATGCAGGACAAATGCTGAGATGGGGGAAAAGATCTGAGGAAAGATTGTGCCTTCTCTTAATTAAAAAAATGATCTCTTAGCAATAAATCTCTCAATATCTTTTTTAGGAATATCTAGCTAATAGAGGTAAGGTTAAGAGACAACCCATTGTACAACTTTTTTTTTGTAATATCTAGATTATGTGGTAGGATTAAGATAAGAATGCCAACAATTGTACATGCCCTTAAATATTAGGTGGCTGGATCAGATGTGACCATCGAATACCAATTACATTGAACTGGCAAAAGAGGGAAGTTGTTCTTCTCCTCGTATCCTTTATCCCTTCTCAAGCTCCCACCTACTCCTTCCATTTCCAGATCTAAGGCGCTAAGGTAGATCGGTATATAACATCTGGGCCAGTCAATTTGGAGAACCGTAACTAGAAGCCACACTACCACATCAAGCAAGCAAGGCAAGCGACGCTGGCAAGGTGGTCAAGAATGGGCGCATCGCCAATGAGGCCAGGTTGGAGGCGATTCAAGCGTCGTTGTAACTCTGGCGGCCAGTGGTGGCGCACATTCGGCATCAAGTGACCGAGCTGTGTGCCCAGGTCGACCACATTGCGCTCCATCCGGCCCTTCTCGGCAACCACGGTTCCGGCCCCGAAGGGCGACGTTGTGGTGCGCACGACATCGACTACATCCAACAACCACCCCGgacattgatacatccattttgcatcactaATTTTTATTATAATTTATCCTATTTCAATGATATATTGCACAATATGCTGCGactctaatgtcttttctctcttagAAAACAAGATATACAAAGAGAAGGAGATTGCCGGTAGCTGAAATTCTGGAAGGAAAATAGCAACAGAATAGAAAGCAATTCTCCGGAGCTCAAAACGAAGCAtgattttttgaagaattgttttaaAATATATGATGGATATTGGGGCAAAGAAATAGCAGAGGGACCCCATGAGTTAGCCACATGGACAAGTGGCGCGACCTACTCCCCCCCTGCccgtgtgggcccctggtggctcgccTCCTAATGCCCTTTGGCCATAAAATCTCATTTAACATAGAAAAAATCACATAAAAGTTTCGGGGCCATCTTGATCTTCTCTACAGAGTTTTGATGCACACTCTCTTTTTTTCACAACCATTGCATGCATAAAATAGCTTAGCTCCAAAGCTGTTGTGATGGTGGACTTTCGAGTAAGAAGATACGGAACGGCTCTCACTTTTCCAATTCTGCCTGATAGGAATCATAAACAATCCACTTCTGGGGACAACCTATCCGCAGCTTAAGCATGTGATACACACATATGCTGACTTTGCTTTTAGCTACCTGCAACGGCCTAACATTCTAATGTCAACGTGTGATGCGATGTCCAGGAAATGTCAAGGATGTAGGCAGCAAATTATTTGTCAGCATGGTGTTGCAGATCCGGCTGTGTCAGCATGCTTGTACTGTACTGCACCAGTGTGTCAAAGCTGACCAGCAAGCGTTGGCTGCTGCATGCCAATCGATGGACACACGTACGCTTCGATGCTTCGTCGTGCCTGATATGTCCAAAGGCGATGTCAGCTGAAAAGGAAACAATTCCTTGCTGCTTACTACATGTGGCACAAGAGGCAGACGTCTTCATCTTATTATATTTTTTTTGAGGAATTATCATATTATATTTTACGGTCTATCGAAGGTCATCCGTGACGATGGGTTGAGATAGAAAGCTAGCGTGCGAGATTACTCTTTTAGTAACTAATAGTATGTAAGTATGTTTAACTTGGAAGCATATCATATTCATGCTTGCATAACCGGGGATGTGGATGCACTAGAACAGGTCGTATTCTTGTGACCTTGAGCTGTCACATTCATCTGACCCACAACTCTAGCAGTATCTGTTAGCTGATGTGGCAATCTCTGACAAGGACACAATAGCGGATCATCGTCTTCGTTTAAGTTCTTGCTGTTAACGATCTATATATTGTAACTACTACTTCCTCTGTAGTTGTAAGGCGTTTTTGTATTTAAATTGAAGTGCAAAAACGTCTTAAATTAATGTACAGAGAGAGTAATATTCATGGCCTTGTCATCATGATTAAATATCACTTTTCCAGGGTATGAGTAGATATCACTCGACGGATGCCAATCAACAGCAGGAAAAGCTATTTATGTTATCATTAATTTTTTCTTCTGCTTTTGTATGAAAtgcatagttttatttttcttctgtgaGAGACAAAAAAAAAGTATAGTAGGTTTTTAATATGGAAAAAGAGAGTGAGAAGGCGTAGCATATATCTGCCTCCACTACAATAatgctctaagagcatctacaTCCGAAGCCTCTTAACCTTGTTAGAAAGATGGCTTATCCCAAAATTCATTCTCAAGTCCTCCTCAAACCTTCGTGGATGTGCGCGGTCAGTGACCGGACAAGAGAGAAGGAAAAATGTGACCGAATCGAAACCCTCATACCATCCTATATGTATGGGCTGTCCGCGAACCTTCATATTGATAGCAAATCTGAGGAAGATATGAGGTTCCCGAACACACCTGGTCAGTCAGCCATGTAGAACGCGGCCCACCTGGACCacaccttcttttttttctttttttcccgcTCTCTTCATTTTCATCAATCACATGCAAGTGATGGGACATATAAAAGAGAAAAATGGGAAGCATGCTTGCATGCACGGACAAGTAGGGGCTCAAAACGGACATGGCCGGGCACTGATCAGGCGCGTCCGTGGACGTTTAGGGGCCCAAATTCGCTATGTCCGGGTTTAGATGCTCTAGCAGAGCACCAATTTTCTGTTGGCGGCTGAAGTCAGCCGAATGCAGTCGGGCAGTTTATGGGACCTTGTTTGAATTGAAATGTTTAGCCCAAAGGAACGAGGAACCAAACAGCCACATGCATGTACTGATTTATAGCCACACATTTCGTAGCGCAGACAAGTAAAAACGGAGGTCAACCCAACTAATGAAGGATTATCCTTGACTTAATTTCTGTCAACTTGTTTTGACCAATTAACAAAAGAACTTGCTTTACACACTCCTCCAAGAGAAGCTGATCGAAAGAACAAActtacacacgcgcgcgcgcgcgctccTAGCTATGAGAAAGCTGCGGCCAGTTCTACGAGCTGCGGCTTACAATTTCGTGGCATGGCAAGTACTACAGTAATATAATCAAGAGGAAGTCGCCGCCGATGCTTTGGGTTTGGGGTGCACCTTCTTCTTCATGAGGCCAAAGAAGCCTCCCCTGCTGCACGCGCCACCAGCAGCAGCCTTCTTCTCTCCAGCAGCACCGGCGGCCTCCATGTCCttgccgctcctcgcgccgtcgagCGCCGCGGCCGCCGCTTCGGCTTGGTCCATGCGCCTGAGCTTCTCCTTGTAGGCGTTCTTGAGCACGTAGGCCTCCACGAAGTCTTCTCCCATCATGGACGCCATGTTCCTCTGTGCTGAACTCTTCTCGCGCTGCTGCTTCCTTGCTTAAGTAAGCAGGATGGATAATAATGCTTCCAAATGCTTTGCTACGTGTGGGAAGGTTGAGGCGCGTGCCCGGCCgtttaggctggtcgtaatggtagtatcgtaAGTGGTATCATGCatgcttagagcatggttaataatatagccagctgctggctatatgatgttgccatatCACATATAGTCAAGCTTATAGCCAACAAGTACAATAGCTAGATATAAATATGTactactttgttgatacatgaCCCATCTCACTCTCTCACAAAGTACTTAGGAGCACGTGCTGCAGCCAGCTGTTAACTAGTAGCccgcttctctttttttttctctctcttttaagTAAGCAAAAATATAATATTTAATGTCTTACAGCCCGCCTACATCACCTTATTGTACTTGTTCttactagactttttggatgatgtggcacacaattaaataaGGGAAGAAaggtaccgtatcatattaaatgttgtactattttgtgtcatgcatgacaattaataaggcagcctaagatactaacttatgatactatgcattacgaaagtagtatcatacactagtatcatatgcatgataccagCATATGATACTcctcattacaaccagccttatatgGGCCTTTTGGGAGACTTGGCATGCAAGCTGAAGCGCGGACTATTTACCGCAAAAGAAGGATCGAGGCACCTTGGCGAGCACGGTCAAAAGGGCATGTCACGCGTGACGTACATGACCAAGTCTATCTGCTTTTGCGGCAAGCAAGGGAGCACGCACAGTCGGATTTTGCCGGCGCGAGGAGAGACGCACGTGGGCGTACCGTGTCACCAGCGGCGAGCGCTCGCCTCGCGTGTGACCAAACAGTCATTCTCCGGAGCGTTGCCGCGCGACGCAAGGCACGACCGCTGTCTCCACTTCGTTCCAGCAACGCGGGGGGCTAACACGCAGTCAGTTTGAGCGTTAACGCTAGGTGAAGAATCTGTCTCCTCTGTTCTATGCTTTAAAATTCACGTGCTGATCAGCCATTTCTCCTTGTTTTTTGATGTACGAAATAAATACACGACCAATACAGCAAGTGGACCCACGACCAAGTAATTATCTACCCCATGCATGACCCCATCCATATCACTTTCTGTCTCTTCTGTCAGAACCACATCCTCAGTCCATTCTCTCTCTTCTCTCACGCAATAAAATCCAACCTTTTATTTTTGCCTTGGCTAAagtaaatcatccatatcttttaaacaatAAGTTAgtttttaaaataatttatatatttgaACTCTTGACGCCAAGACATTTAGAACTAGACCATGATACATTTCGAACACATTTAAATTTCAACATTTCACATTCCATATGTGTAACAAACCTATTTTACTACAAAAATATGAAATAAGACTTGATCTTTGTGAAACAAGCCAGTGAAAAGCGATACATAGTTTCTGAATTGTGCAATAGTAAATAAATGAATCACATCTTTCTCCAGTTGCACTTAATTATGTGAAATTACATATTTTCACACTTTTGAAATAAATTGTTTTCACATTTCGAAATAATTAGTTTCACAATCATACATTACATTTTCACTTTCGACAGTTATTATTTCACAGTTCAGAAATATGATATTGGCTTGGTTCACAAAAATCAAATATTTTTTAATTGCACATTTGTGAAATGACATATTTCGCACTTTCAAAATACACTATTTCACATTTTAAAATAGTCAGTCTTATAATTGTATATTACAAAATTATTTTTTGTAGTTATTATTTcgcaattctgaaatattttaccgGCTTGTTTCACAAAAAATCACATCTATTTCAATTGCATTTTTGTGAAATGACATGTTTCACATTTTTGAAATAAATGATTTCACATTTTCAAATAATCAGTTTCACAATCATACATTACAAATCCACTCTCTGTAGTTATTGTTTCACACACCTGAAAAAATTGTTTCACATTCTGAAATATGGTAATGGCTTGTTCCAGAAAAAATTGACATCAATTTCAATTGCACATTTTGAAATGACATATTTCGCACTTTTGAAATAAACTGTTATACATTTTAAATAATCAGTTTCATAAGTTGTCATTTCAGTTTCATATTTGGGTTAATATATGTTTCTAGTGAAATAGATTGGTTTCACGTTTTTCTATTGAAAAAGGTTTATTTCACATTTTCAAGTGAAATGTGTTTGTTTCACATACGAAATGTGAAATGCTGAAATTTAAATGTGTTTGAAATGTATCCAAGATCGGTCTAGTTCTAAAGGTCTTGGCGCTGGGAATTTatgtatatataaattatttccaaTAAGAACTTATGGTTTAAAATATATGAATGTTTTCAATTGGATAAAGTGAAATAAAGTCCATGAATTTGTTTGTAGCGGAGAGATAAGAGGCAGACGCATGCGTGTCTTTCTCTGATGAAAAGTAGTACTCTGGACGAGAGCGGCTTTTCGGTGCCCGGGTGCATCTGCACCcggtcaaaaaaaatcataaaaaattcagaaaaattcaaaaaattccaaaaaaaattgggtggtagacaatttgacgcgtgaggtacgctctaattttcaaaatatttggacttctgtgcagctctcagcaaaaaagacaaatctgaccagaacagtatatgaacagtacacatttttacagacctccggtttgtcttttttgctgagagctgcacagaagtccaaatgttttgaaaattattgaagcgtacctcacgcatcaaattgtccaccaccccaattttttttggaattttttgaatgttttagtatttattttgatttttttcgtgagcgcaggtgcagatgagcccgggttCAGATTCGAATTTTCCTACTCTGGACCCGCTAGACTGATAAAAATAGTAATCTAATGATGGACCAGCTGCTGAAATATCAATATTTCATCAACATTGGGAAACTTTGTATACAACACATGAGTTAATATACGGTACAAGATGTCACTGCCTGATTGGCTAGATAGCTGTCGGTAGGTAGCGATAAGGTGCATTTTTTTCATTTCGGGGGCTAATAATGTTGGTTCTCAACTTCACAGGGATACATACGAATCAGTTGGTGAGTGGGTAGAGGATACCACTGTCATCATAACCATCCGACCACAAGTTGGTTCGCCTGTGTACTCCTAATTAATCAGGGCATgtacaatgttattatatatcttaGCAGTGTCATGTAGGATAAATGCTGAGCTGAGGGAATGAGAAATCTGAAGAAATATTGTGTCGTCTCTTAATTAAGATGATCTCTTAGCAATAAATCTCATTATATTTTTGGAATGTCTAGTTAAGGTTAAGAGACAACCCATTGTACAAtatatttttttgtcatctctagatTATGTGGCAGGATTTGTAATGTATGATTGTGAAACTGATTAGGGTTTAGGGTTCGGAATTGTGCTTCACATGGTGTGATCTTAAAAACTAAATTTCGAATAATATTATTAAGTGATAGTTTCACAAGACCATTTTTCTTGAGGTTAGAACAAGAGTTTTCACCCCGGACATGAAGCGGTGCTCCACTCTAACATCATGATAAAGGATCTTACAATAATCGTGGCACTGGAGAAGCGTGGAACATATGTCTTCCCACTTAGCCTTTTGGTTCATGTAGTTGTATTACTAGCAGGCGGAGGCGCGCTCGTCATGAAGCCTGTGTCCGTGGCCGTGTTGTTTTTCTTATAAAagaaaagaaggcatgggtaagCGACCTGGCAGTTGGTAATATGCAAGAAAATTCATCTTGGATAAATACCAAAAGGTACCGAAAAATAGTTCACCCATGGTTACATACCATTAGCTATATATATTTTAAATGTTCCAGCCAATATTGTTCCCACCAAGATAGTCGAAGTCTGAAAATTGTCTCGTGCAACCAAAAGTTGTACAAAATGAAACTTCCTTCAAACCCAAGGAAAATTGCCCCATCATACATTTTGAAGATCACATTGTACAGATAATATCCCATCCTACAACAGATGAAAATTTATATTAGtgaataaagaaatatacaaaAGAACGCAAAACAAAAAAGTGAATTAGAAAATAGAAAGGATTAACCTTTATACAAAGGTCCAGTCTTTTAGGCTCGACGTTGGCAGCCCAGTCAAAAACCCAACAATGCCATTGTTTTATGTAATGCATACAAATTTTAGTTCACAAAACAGCAAAAATCAAACGAAGATACTCTAGTAAAAAGATAGAACATTTGACATTACAGTGCAGTGACGATTTCTTTGTACACGATATTTTGAGTAATATCTGTTGCAACCCGTAACCCTTAGTCGTGAAAAATAGCACGCATGATCAACCGAATTAGAGATGCATTATCAATCAAATCAAGCCTAATTCTCACAGTCTAAATGGTACTAACCTGGATACTCTAAGATACATAATTTTCTTTAATCTGTTTATCCTATGGTGTCCTGCAGAAAAAGTTGTTAGGTATTGCATCATAATTAACCTAACTTTATATAGAAGGTAGAATGAGAACAAAAAACTGCTACATGTTGAACTACTCATATTGTTATAGGGGTAGGATGTGTGTGcacattcataggggtgagtgtaactGAGCATGTGTGTTCTATTGTGTTGGCGCTGGTGCTCGTATTTTTCTTGGTTTATTTCAGGCTTTTTGGATAGCGTTATAGGGGTGAGGTGTGCGTGGGTGCATTCATATGAGTGGGTGTATGTAAGCATCTACGTTGTACTATGATGGCACTAGGCTCccattttcctggatttatttaaGGCTCTTTTTCCGGATTTATTTCAGGCTCTCCGGATAACGTTATAGGTGCAATATGTGTgggtgcattcataggggtgataACCTTATAGGTGTAAAATGTGCGTAGGTACATTCATAGGGGTGATTGTATGTGAGCATCTATGTTGTGCTGTGATGGAACCAGGCTCCCATTTGTCAGCATTTATTTAAGGCTCTTTGGTGATATTTGTTGAGTGGGAGGAGACTCTTCATCGACCACGAAAGCACCTGTGGTGACTTCCCAGTCTCAAGATGTAGAGTCGGCTCAGTATCTCAAATGGTTCTCATAAAGATAGGGCTGCATGCATGCGTTCATAGGGTGAGTGTATTTGCGTGTATGTGAGCATATGTGTTGTACTGCAGGCACAAAAAGAAAAATCTAGTAGTGAATTGAACAAGGGGATGCATGCATGCGTTCATAGGATGAGTGTATTTGTGTGTATGTGAGAAACTGCGTTGCACCGCAGGCACAAAAAGAAAAATCTAGtagtgacactactaggaaaagggctatagatgatatgaccACTAATGACGAACCatgcatgtggtgcgccattaatatatactaatggcgcaccttgttctggtgcgccattagtaatatattactaatggcgcacctggtgcctgatgcgccattagtagttttgaaaaaaaatattgttACTGATGGCGCACCGTTGtacagtgcgtcattactagttgacatagtaatggcgcaccaaagacaacgtgcgccattagtagttttgaaaaaaaaattgttagtaatgccgAGCCCCACCTCCCATCGCCCCGTCGccccccctcccctcgccgcccccttgccccacctcccctcgccccgtcgccccNNNNNNNNNNNNNNNNNNNNNNNNNNNNNNNNNNNNNNNNNNNNNNNNNNNNNNNNNNNNNNNNNNNNNNNNNNNNNNNNNNNNNNNNNNNNNNNNNNNNNNNNNNNNNNNNNNNNNNNNNNNNNNNNNNNNNNNNNNNNNNNNNNNNNNNNNNNNNNNNNNNNNNNNNNNNNNNNNNNNNNNNNNNNNNNNNNNNNNNNNNNNNNNNNNNNNNNNNNNNNNNNNNNNNNNNNNNNNNNNNNNNNNNNNNNNNNNNNNNNNNNNNNNNNNNNNNNNNNNNNNNNNNNNNNNNNNNNNNNNNNNNNNNNNNNNNNNNNNNNNNNNNNNNNNNNNNNNNNNNNNNNNNNNNNNNNNNNNNNNNNNNNN is drawn from Triticum dicoccoides isolate Atlit2015 ecotype Zavitan chromosome 6B, WEW_v2.0, whole genome shotgun sequence and contains these coding sequences:
- the LOC119324077 gene encoding uncharacterized protein LOC119324077; protein product: MASMMGEDFVEAYVLKNAYKEKLRRMDQAEAAAAALDGARSGKDMEAAGAAGEKKAAAGGACSRGGFFGLMKKKVHPKPKASAATSS